From the Mya arenaria isolate MELC-2E11 chromosome 17, ASM2691426v1 genome, the window gtttaaaaaacatatgttgCATTATCTATTTCGGCTATCTTTGAGATTCATATGCTATCAAAATGGAATgctaaaacttcaaaaacattaaattataaaagcTAAGGCACTCCTATTTCAGCTGCTGATACACTTGAAGTTATCAAATTATCACAttctttaatattatgtttttaaagaatgaaaGAAAACCGTGAATAAGTGCAGTTTAAATGTTTACCGACAGGATTTCTCTTAAAATACTGCAATATAATATCGCCTAGTGAATAAGAGATGTATTGAATGTAGATATAGATATATTCCGTGAATAATATTACCATCATCATTATGTCTTATGTTCGTTTCAGCCATATAAACAAGAGGTGAAAAAGTGCACACGTTgtaattaattcaatatttcGTAATGAATAGATGATATAACTGTTTCAGAATGTACTTCATACtgacatacatgtttacaaCTATGGATATCAAAATCAAgataaaaatcatttgaatgttgAAATGCAAATATGACTAATATTGGCAGCatcgttttattaaaaaagtaatctCTATTCCCATATTAATAGTCAAGTCAACCAAACCATGTCAAGACTTCAGCGAAACCGGTGGTAAACAAGCTCCATTAgcatatttatgtatgtttcaCGTAACCTCATTCAGCCGGAAGTATCACGTTTAATCTCTAacaagtgtttttttccaaCTTATTGTGTTCATATTGTAACAACAAGCAGCCTAATAAACATTTCTCTCCAGCTCGAAACAGTATTTAGAAAGCAAAAACGTGATTGTATAAAACCACTAAattccttaaacaaaataaaggcTTTGAAATTACCTTTTGTAGACACAATAGGTCTCCAGCAGCGCTCTGTATTCTAATTGGTCACAGTCAAGTCGACTCAATATCAAATAAGCCCCAGACAGACGGGTTCTCGAAAATTCAAGCCAGAGCTCTTTCAACCTTATTATGGCTACCTTAATACCAAATATCAAATCTACGGCACATGCACCTTTGGCAGGCCATTGTTCACCCTCTGAAGCTGTCCCTGCCCACATTTAAGTTGGTTTCCAGTCACAACAGAGAACAATGGTGTTAGTTGCTTGCAAAATCATCCaggtatgaaatatttttcatattaaataccTTTCTCAAAATGTACTTACCTTCAAAATTAcctcttcattttatttaaatgaatacgATTACATCTAAATACCTTATTGTCCATATCAGATAACTAAGCGTCTTTCCCCTTTCAAGGAACGTACAGTACACTCATATAATATCACTTTACATTAATTTGATGCTTGCATATAGTTCATATGGATATCTGTACAGTAAATTGACCAGGGTCTTTTTTCCGATGCATTCCGTTCTTTTAATGTAGGATAAAGCTCAGCTTATATGGTTAATGTACGCAATGAAGATGTGACCTTCAGATGGAGTTGAACAAGCAAACAACACATTAAGGCTTCATGTAAAGCAGAATGATGTGAGCCCGGGATACTTTTGCTGATGTTGTACAATGATGATGTCGTTACCAACACCTACGAAACATCCACATCTATAACAAGAACCAATATACACAGACTATCCATCTCAAAATAGAACGCCTTTTCCCCCAATCATTTTTAGAGTTACAAAATTGAACTACTATATCAATTAGTTTATTCCAACTAGGTTATAAAATTATCACCTAGCATCCTTGTTGTTTCAAAAACTAttcaatgatttaattaaactttaacaTCATATACATGCAGGTCTTGATGATAATGTATTAATTTGTCAACAAATCATAAtacatttttgcttaaaattaaaaaaaaaatcattatattgtcttgcattcaaaatgtatttcttttcaattgttAACATTAGAACCTTACTAGGccctttgaaatattaaatgttttaattaggGTCAGCTTGTGTGAACACTTGCATAGAGTCTAAGCTCTCCTTGAGAGCATTTATGATATTGAGGATGGCTAGTAGAATGTCATGGTGGTGTTGCTGTTGGCTGCTGACACAATGCTGACGGTCTCCATAAATCTGAATTTGCTTCATTGATCTAGATAGACGAAAATTGTTCAACAGTCTGCTAAAGGaagtgtttaatttaataataaactagACTGTTCTGACTTCACTAACTTTTTCAATCACTTCCATTTTTGATGCCATGCTAGTGTCCAATTGGTAAAGAATAATCTAGTTGtcattatgttatatatatatctatatacattatataccaCTGTGCcgtttatcaatttaaacagCAATAACTCACAACGGATTGTCAACTTATTCCGAACATTCTTCAACGAATGTAATATTGCTTTcagacaaatatttttgtaatttactGCGCTAgactttatgaaataaataggaTTTTCAATATAATGTGCACTTATTAACTGATAAGTATATGACACTTTActtcaataacattatttctacAAACAGAATACATTTAATAGTCAGTTTTTGATGAATTAGGTCCAACCTAACCCATGAAATAAACTACTTAGTCCAGCTTAAGTTTCACCATATGCATGCGTTTTTGTGTGTATAAAATAGATGTACATACATTACTGACGTTAGTATGTGTACTAAATTGCTTGCATATTGTTAGTCCACCTATGGTTTAGTACTGCTTTCATTTCGTGTATATTATTCATGTTCAATACCACAGATATTACTCAAAGTATTGTATTGATGTGTATACTAGCGCTTCCAATTAATCACGTTTTGTGATAATTGTCAGCTACATCGTTCATACAGGAATTGCATGACCTCAATTTAGTTGCAAGCAACTGACTGTTTATTTTGCTGCATATGTTGCAATATATATGGTGGTTTTTTGTTGTTACTGTCAATACAGGCCAAACATAATCAATTCTGTGTTAACCTTCGTATTTCATCCATCAACGTAATATTGTCTtccttttttatgaatattaaagtACACATGGTACTAGAAACAATTGTCATTTTGAGTTGTGCCCTTTCCAATCTGGAACAAATAAAGATACTTCTATCCATTTCAGGATGCTTATTTCTGACCTTGCATAGCTGGATTTTATCAACTAATGATGTCAATTATTAAGCTCATCTTTACTTTCATTCAggcaattataaataataactgTGTTCATAGTGATCAAGATCCATTTTGCAATTGTAAATTAGGCTCAAAGTCAGACctgttttagataaaaaaaaaatactggactattacttaaagtgacactcttattcaaattcaatacatacacatgtataccagACATAACCTTTGCGTGATACTACTtaccttgtatttaatagctaaacacgcaaaatattaattgattggtgagtgctaagaGCTTTACTGTGATCTATTATCTGCTCATAGTAGAATTACAGGGTTGTCTacacctttttttcaaattcaactcggtatcaTAAGAACCATACTTTTCGAcgtttattaattattgttggtatatcaaaacaatagtattaattgtggtttaTCCAAACcgggagaaagagtgcatctttaaaagagTAACCAGTTAAAATGCAGTTAGACCTTGCAAgtaaatttgtgtttatttgtcAATATAGTTTTACAAATTGTAAACCGCCTATAAATGTAAGGCATTGGACTAGCAAAGGTTTGGTTGACTGCTATGTATGTAGATTTTAACCATATTACTGAATGAACATCATCTGTACAACTTTCTGACTTAGGCACACACACGAATACAATGTAATACATTCTTATACATTATTCACTCCAccagtttataaaattaaacaattatataacaaCACTCACAAATAAGATGTCACAATTATAACTGATCTGTAAAAAATCTACAATTGCTATAATCACATGTTAATTAACATTCAACCTTCATTTTTGTTCACTTTCATTTCCGCAATAAATGTAATTCGCTCAATTCTTTATGTAGTACATTCTTCAATTGAATTCTTGTATTCACTTGTTCAATACAATTTACATCGTATGCATTTCTgtcttccatgttttttttatttttaaattcttatCGAAGACAAATGTTCATGTGATACCCTTTGCTTGTTTTTTTCACTatctttttaaatcattaccTACATTTATTCTACTAATTATTACATTACTGCTACAATATATAATCAATACCATCTCTCAGCAGTTTTAGTGCTTTGATTAGTTTAGTTGCTGATGACTCATATTTCGCGCACATGAATGATGTGCTAATCAATtgtgtacaaaatatattgtgtgATTTGTATACAAAAAGTAACCGTGGTTCTAACTTGGAAACAGAAGTCTGTTCTGACAATGACACGTCGTTGTTTTCAAAACACTGTCGCTTAGTACTGGCCTCAGCCGCGGACGCATTAAAGGTGATTTACGGGGGACTTGTAGAAacgatacacataataaatagaaatcCGCCATCCAACTCTGGTTTCTGAAGGCATGCAAAGGCTTGTCAAAGAATAAATAAGGTTATTAATCACAATCCCGAGACGTGTGAGGAATACACCAAAACATTCTACTTGCGACACAGATActcatgaaaaaatgaaaaattgtttaaaatattaattttgtatcgTTTATACTTATTGTCACTAGTTCACGCCTTAAACATGATGCTAACAAAGCTCCGTTTTTATAAGTATGGTAACATTCGCACTCTTTAATCACTTGTAATACCAAATAGTTCATACAGTATTCCCAGTGTATAACAAGATCAGCACAGCTGCTTGAAACTATTAAAGGCCTTCGAATTGAAACTATTTATGcaaaacatatgtttgcaaACATGACATTCATGAATTTAAATCGGTCCTTGAAACCAGTGCACAAATCAAAGGCCAGTTAAATTAACATTTAGTTTCTCTGGGTTATTTTACCCGTTTTATAGGTTTCATGCTTCCAAAATGAACTTGTATTCCGATTTGAACCAGAAGTATTTTTGTGTGGGTAAACGTcttcatttattgtattaacGAGTTTCCTGACAGAAAAATATAACTGCCTGTGCTGTACAGTCGAATATAGTGTAGTCTGCTGATCTCATAAACGGATAAAGTTTGAACGGAACctattttattagaaaaaaataaataaaacaattcaagcTCGGACCTAGAAAAACCAGAGAGTTACAGCATTTGTCTTGGCCTGTTCTGGTCTCTGTAGGTTTCACTTATACCCATGCTTGCATAGCGACAATGACTTAAAGCAACATATTTAAAGCCATTGAGTCGTTATGTGTGTGATTCAACTGAAATTTGTTTACtagaaattaataaataatatatataggatctgacacgagttgtcatttaatacaagactTTATTCAACGAgttatgaaatttgttagtaagcgagcctctggagaccttactaacaaatttcatggacgagtttaaaaaatattgtatacatgacaacgagtgtcagttCTTTTTTATTACATGCTTTAAACGGTGTtattattaccaatttagtttCAATTTCTGAACCCGTTGTTTGATAGCCAAAGTACTCCAAGAGGAATGCCATCGATGCGCCATAGAAATAGTTCctaatgaaaatgacaaaagtagCAAGCATTTATCAAGCTTCAATTTTATTAAGCACTTAACAAtttacaaagataaaaaaattgtaataattgaaatatccaacaacatgaataacgaaccatttcaagaaaaaaacaataagtacataatttgatgacgtcacactgagagtCCATGCATTAACGCCGTTTTTGTGACCTGCAtaggtctgtcaagttttactgtgtgcacggatttaaaagttattcgctatcgctttctacgatgattcTGCGGCGTTCGTGGTGTAAATGGAGTATCGCAACATGCAGATGATGATGTCGAAGCTTTACTCGGTACTGcctggatgttgatgttgaaggttccaccaagaatgtttccagcGAACATGTTGTTCAAGCCGCCATAGAATGTGTACTGAGAAGCCTGTGCTGCGgaatttgtatttttggtatacgacagctgattaaactggcaaggAAATGGCATTTTTTGCATATTGTCTGCGTTTGTcaagatgtttgaaatgttcttgtgttGTTTGTCACTTATGTGGCTGTAATtattgactgactggatatttctgtgaccagtgatctgcattatctggtttggcggaacattgttctcagaaaaaatctgaaaaaatgctttctggcactatggtTCGTTAGCCGTTTGTCTTCCGGAAGTCCTGCAGCTTTGGCCATTCGCTGCATTATTGAGGTAAGTTTGTTTTGTCCAATTGGCTGGCGTTTAAACCATTGGTCATTGGgttatatatttgattgaacTGTGTGGGTTGCAATATAAAATGGGTCAGATGGTTTGCTATAGTCAGCTGGTCTCCTACTGGCGTATTCCTTGTAAATAGCGGCAGGACATTTTTCTGGCTCTGTGCTACATTCCAACATCTTGGGCTTGACTGATCGTACATTCCTTGGATTCGCCCCTTGTCTGGTTTTAGTTTGTCTTTCTTTAAACTCTAAATATTCCTGCCCAGCATGATCTACACACAGCTTAAGGTCCCCCAGCACATACTCCTGTGCTCATCACTTCCCCGTAACCCAAAGTTTACAGTGTTAAAAAAACAGAGCGAGTTGATGATGCTTTCAGGTGATGCTTTTCCCAGTTGCTTTGTTTCCCAAAGCTGACTTATTCCCTCATCCGTAATGGGGTCAGCTCTCTTAGGTTTGTTTCCCAGGCCTTCACATTTTAGTTGTTTCTGTTTAGCAAACTTAGGCCCATGAATCAAAGAATACCCGAAGTTTTGATCACGTAGATATCGTTCAAAGCTACCAAGGAATCCGCGGAGAGTTGTGGGCTCATAGCTGGAGCCATCAGGTTTTTTGACACAGACAAAGAATTTACACAAGAGATTGTAAAGCTCATTTTGGGGGATTTCGCTGATTTCATGCATTTCATTTACTCTGTGAAGGTAGGAGGAAAGTAATTTCAAGTCATAGAAAGTTTTATTAACAGtacttttgtttttctgtttgaCAACAAAGTCCTGCAGATCGTCGTCAGTGACGCTTTGAAACCGAGCAGTGTTCCCAGCGTTCATGCATTTTACCAAATTTAGTTTGACCACGGGAAGATCAACCTCAAAATCGCAGCCTTCTAGTATCACAGTATATATTGCGTCATTTCCAGTTGTTTTCTGCATGGTTATTATGCCTTTACCACGACCATCGAATATCTAGGTCGCGTttgattagtctagccaattatcatacacatgtgtaaaataaaaaatattcgtaatgggtgaATTACACgaaaaacaagggtaagcatgtgacaAAAACCTTACTTCGCTCAATGCCATTCATAATTGATTACAACGCTCACTGAATATTTGTAATTTAGTAAATGTTTGGTCTTGCGATTTAAACCGATCTTTTACCGCCAATAAGGTTGTTGTTTTGgctgttgttgttcttgttgttggaTGTTTAAGCATTGTATTGATTGGACATCACGTTaccatgctaaaatattaataattatcatcCTATGGTAGTTTTATGCAATGTATATTTAGAGGTTAATTCATGGCATAGCCGGGCCGTTGAGATATAATTGTCCTGACGTAGTCGAAGGTCATTATGAGCACGAGGGCCAATGTTCTTATTTTCTTAGCATATCTTCATAAACTGAGTTCGCGTTTCCCTCCCTTTagaattttaataataaatatgttcaagcagatcaataaaattgtatttatttagtcaagacattattttgcagtagccaaaattgattttaagacGAAAATTGAATTCGCGTGCGAACGTTCTACGGGTCGCAAAAAAAGAATCGAAAGTCGGCCTGGGCCGCAATACTGATAATCGATGAGTCATGTAATTATTCGCTATTTCCTGTTCAAATTTGTTACTATgtatagtaacatatgtattaagtTATAGTAACTGTAACTGCAGCCAAAACCCAatcaatacaattaatacaatcgAGTGCAGCCGATGGGTGACGGGACAGTGTTGTACTCTTTTGTGTAGCATGTTGGCAATAACAAGCATGCAGTATCATAAGTTAAACTGCAACCATTACGCGTTCTATTTACATACACATTCAAGTTAAGCGAGAGatttttgatgaataaatgtacataattataataaaaactgcATTTACTCAATTGTAATATGTATTTGAAGAACGCATTGATGTACGCGAAACTATAGTTTAAACAGCTCAATCCATAAAGGGCCGTGCGACTTGGATATTGTAACCGACACGAGTTGTATTCAAACAAATCGTACAAAGATTTATAGCAGTTTGAGGAAATATCTGGTTATCATGCGGCTAATCTAATGAAGCTCTTTAGTGCTATCATTATTAGTTTTCTGAGATTCCTGTGTCAACCTCTGAGTCGCGGCGATTTTATCCTGAGGAGCAAAAGGTTAATATTTAAGGTTTATGTCAAACGAAGGAAAACTAATATTGTCGTATTGTATGTTTGAAAagacacaaaaaaataataattcttaaaCGTTCTTAACGACAAAGAAGTTGTACAAATCTCGCAATTCAGTCGTGCTTTATCGTTCAACAGCTATACACATATCTGTGTATTGCTACATGGTATCGCCTGTTTTCATGGCCAAAACATGTTGGTGACTAATTACAAAAACACACGACAACGGACATATAACATACGGCTTGGTGCGATACGGAGTGCGGGAATTTCCACCACGACATTAGTTCGAGTGTATTTGAGTATGTACTACAGCTTGCGAGTGTTCTACCTGAGACGTATTTACGGGGCAGTTTGA encodes:
- the LOC128224401 gene encoding uncharacterized protein LOC128224401, giving the protein MQKTTGNDAIYTVILEGCDFEVDLPVVKLNLVKCMNAGNTARFQSVTDDDLQDFVVKQKNKSTVNKTFYDLKLLSSYLHRVNEMHEISEIPQNELYNLLCKFFVCVKKPDGSSYEPTTLRGFLGSFERYLRDQNFGYSLIHGPKFAKQKQLKCEGLGNKPKRADPITDEGISQLWETKQLGKASPESIINSLCFFNTVNFGLRGSDEHRTQASQYTFYGGLNNMFAGNILGGTFNINIQAVPSKASTSSSACCDTPFTPRTPQNHRRKR